The Girardinichthys multiradiatus isolate DD_20200921_A chromosome Y, DD_fGirMul_XY1, whole genome shotgun sequence genome has a window encoding:
- the LOC124864862 gene encoding ELAV-like protein 3 isoform X8: MVTQIISTMETQVSNGPSGTSLPNGPVISTNGSTDDSKTNLIVNYLPQNMTQEEFKSLFGSIGEIESCKLVRDKITGQSLGYGFVNYVDPNDADKAINTLNGLKLQTKTIKVSYARPSSASIRDANLYVSGLPKTMSQKDMEQLFSQYGRIITSRILVDQVTAGISRGVGFIRFDKRNEAEEAIKGLNGQKPLGAAEPITVKFANNPSQKTGQALLTQLYQTAARRYTGPLHHQTQRFRLDNLLNASYGVKRFSPITIDSMTSLAGVNLTGPTGAGWCIFVYNLSPEADESVLWQLFGPFGAVTNVKVIRDFTTNKCKGFGFVTMTNYDEAAMAIASLNGYRLGDRVLQVSFKTSKQHKA; encoded by the exons ATGGTTACT CAGATAATCAGCACCATGGAAACTCAGGTGTCCAATGGTCCAAGCGGAACCAGTCTGCCCAACGGCCCAGTCATTAGCACAAATGGCTCCACAGATGACAGCAAAACCAACTTGAttgtcaactatctgcctcagAACATGACCCAGGAAGAATTCAAAAGTTTGTTTGGTAGCATTGGAGAGATTGAATCCTGCAAGCTAGTCAGAGACAAGATAACAG GTCAGAGTTTGGGATATGGTTTTGTAAACTATGTGGATCCAAATGACGCAGACAAGGCTATCAACACACTAAATGGTCTCAAATTGCAAACTAAAACAATCAAG GTATCATATGCCAGACCAAGCTCAGCATCCATCCGTGATGCCAACCTTTATGTGAGTGGACTCCCCAAAACCATGAGCCAGAAAGATATGGAGCAGCTTTTCTCTCAGTATGGTCGCATCATCACATCCCGCATCCTCGTGGACCAAGTTACAG CAGGCATATCACGTGGGGTGGGCTTCATCCGGTTTGACAAGCGAAATGAAGCAGAAGAGGCCATCAAAGGACTGAATGGGCAGAAGCCTTTGGGTGCCGCTGAGCCAATCACTGTCAAGTTTGCCAACAATCCCAGCCAGAAGACAGGCCAGGCCTTATTGACTCAGCTGTACCAAACTGCTGCCCGCCGCTACACAGGACCCCTGCACCATCAGACTCAGCGTTTCAG ACTCGACAATTTACTAAACGCCAGCTACGGAGTCAAGAG ATTCTCACCCATCACCATTGACAGCATGACCAGCCTGGCTGGGGTCAACCTAACCGGTCCCACTGGCGCCGGCTGGTGCATCTTTGTCTACAACCTGTCACCTGAAGCAGACGAGAGCGTCCTGTGGCAGCTCTTCGGACCTTTTGGCGCCGTCACCAATGTGAAAGTCATCCGTGACTTCACCACCAACAAATGCAAGGGCTTCGGTTTTGTCACAATGACCAACTACGACGAGGCCGCAATGGCTATCGCTAGTCTAAACGGCTATCGCCTGGGCGACCGCGTGCTGCAGGTTTCCTTcaaaaccagcaagcagcacaAGGCCTGA
- the LOC124864862 gene encoding ELAV-like protein 3 isoform X1, whose translation MVTQIISTMETQVSNGPSGTSLPNGPVISTNGSTDDSKTNLIVNYLPQNMTQEEFKSLFGSIGEIESCKLVRDKITGQSLGYGFVNYVDPNDADKAINTLNGLKLQTKTIKVSYARPSSASIRDANLYVSGLPKTMSQKDMEQLFSQYGRIITSRILVDQVTAGISRGVGFIRFDKRNEAEEAIKGLNGQKPLGAAEPITVKFANNPSQKTGQALLTQLYQTAARRYTGPLHHQTQRFSVIPSIGKGPDPNSSSNTILDNLLNASYGVKSSPPLFPRFSPITIDSMTSLAGVNLTGPTGAGWCIFVYNLSPEADESVLWQLFGPFGAVTNVKVIRDFTTNKCKGFGFVTMTNYDEAAMAIASLNGYRLGDRVLQVSFKTSKQHKA comes from the exons ATGGTTACT CAGATAATCAGCACCATGGAAACTCAGGTGTCCAATGGTCCAAGCGGAACCAGTCTGCCCAACGGCCCAGTCATTAGCACAAATGGCTCCACAGATGACAGCAAAACCAACTTGAttgtcaactatctgcctcagAACATGACCCAGGAAGAATTCAAAAGTTTGTTTGGTAGCATTGGAGAGATTGAATCCTGCAAGCTAGTCAGAGACAAGATAACAG GTCAGAGTTTGGGATATGGTTTTGTAAACTATGTGGATCCAAATGACGCAGACAAGGCTATCAACACACTAAATGGTCTCAAATTGCAAACTAAAACAATCAAG GTATCATATGCCAGACCAAGCTCAGCATCCATCCGTGATGCCAACCTTTATGTGAGTGGACTCCCCAAAACCATGAGCCAGAAAGATATGGAGCAGCTTTTCTCTCAGTATGGTCGCATCATCACATCCCGCATCCTCGTGGACCAAGTTACAG CAGGCATATCACGTGGGGTGGGCTTCATCCGGTTTGACAAGCGAAATGAAGCAGAAGAGGCCATCAAAGGACTGAATGGGCAGAAGCCTTTGGGTGCCGCTGAGCCAATCACTGTCAAGTTTGCCAACAATCCCAGCCAGAAGACAGGCCAGGCCTTATTGACTCAGCTGTACCAAACTGCTGCCCGCCGCTACACAGGACCCCTGCACCATCAGACTCAGCGTTTCAG TGTGATCCCTTCAATTGGAAAGGGGCCAGATCCAAATAGCAGCTCAAACACAAT ACTCGACAATTTACTAAACGCCAGCTACGGAGTCAAGAG TTCTCCTCCTCTCTTTCCCAGATTCTCACCCATCACCATTGACAGCATGACCAGCCTGGCTGGGGTCAACCTAACCGGTCCCACTGGCGCCGGCTGGTGCATCTTTGTCTACAACCTGTCACCTGAAGCAGACGAGAGCGTCCTGTGGCAGCTCTTCGGACCTTTTGGCGCCGTCACCAATGTGAAAGTCATCCGTGACTTCACCACCAACAAATGCAAGGGCTTCGGTTTTGTCACAATGACCAACTACGACGAGGCCGCAATGGCTATCGCTAGTCTAAACGGCTATCGCCTGGGCGACCGCGTGCTGCAGGTTTCCTTcaaaaccagcaagcagcacaAGGCCTGA
- the LOC124864862 gene encoding ELAV-like protein 3 isoform X6: protein MVTQIISTMETQVSNGPSGTSLPNGPVISTNGSTDDSKTNLIVNYLPQNMTQEEFKSLFGSIGEIESCKLVRDKITGQSLGYGFVNYVDPNDADKAINTLNGLKLQTKTIKVSYARPSSASIRDANLYVSGLPKTMSQKDMEQLFSQYGRIITSRILVDQVTGISRGVGFIRFDKRNEAEEAIKGLNGQKPLGAAEPITVKFANNPSQKTGQALLTQLYQTAARRYTGPLHHQTQRFRLDNLLNASYGVKSSPPLFPRFSPITIDSMTSLAGVNLTGPTGAGWCIFVYNLSPEADESVLWQLFGPFGAVTNVKVIRDFTTNKCKGFGFVTMTNYDEAAMAIASLNGYRLGDRVLQVSFKTSKQHKA, encoded by the exons ATGGTTACT CAGATAATCAGCACCATGGAAACTCAGGTGTCCAATGGTCCAAGCGGAACCAGTCTGCCCAACGGCCCAGTCATTAGCACAAATGGCTCCACAGATGACAGCAAAACCAACTTGAttgtcaactatctgcctcagAACATGACCCAGGAAGAATTCAAAAGTTTGTTTGGTAGCATTGGAGAGATTGAATCCTGCAAGCTAGTCAGAGACAAGATAACAG GTCAGAGTTTGGGATATGGTTTTGTAAACTATGTGGATCCAAATGACGCAGACAAGGCTATCAACACACTAAATGGTCTCAAATTGCAAACTAAAACAATCAAG GTATCATATGCCAGACCAAGCTCAGCATCCATCCGTGATGCCAACCTTTATGTGAGTGGACTCCCCAAAACCATGAGCCAGAAAGATATGGAGCAGCTTTTCTCTCAGTATGGTCGCATCATCACATCCCGCATCCTCGTGGACCAAGTTACAG GCATATCACGTGGGGTGGGCTTCATCCGGTTTGACAAGCGAAATGAAGCAGAAGAGGCCATCAAAGGACTGAATGGGCAGAAGCCTTTGGGTGCCGCTGAGCCAATCACTGTCAAGTTTGCCAACAATCCCAGCCAGAAGACAGGCCAGGCCTTATTGACTCAGCTGTACCAAACTGCTGCCCGCCGCTACACAGGACCCCTGCACCATCAGACTCAGCGTTTCAG ACTCGACAATTTACTAAACGCCAGCTACGGAGTCAAGAG TTCTCCTCCTCTCTTTCCCAGATTCTCACCCATCACCATTGACAGCATGACCAGCCTGGCTGGGGTCAACCTAACCGGTCCCACTGGCGCCGGCTGGTGCATCTTTGTCTACAACCTGTCACCTGAAGCAGACGAGAGCGTCCTGTGGCAGCTCTTCGGACCTTTTGGCGCCGTCACCAATGTGAAAGTCATCCGTGACTTCACCACCAACAAATGCAAGGGCTTCGGTTTTGTCACAATGACCAACTACGACGAGGCCGCAATGGCTATCGCTAGTCTAAACGGCTATCGCCTGGGCGACCGCGTGCTGCAGGTTTCCTTcaaaaccagcaagcagcacaAGGCCTGA
- the LOC124864862 gene encoding ELAV-like protein 3 isoform X11, with translation MVTQIISTMETQVSNGPSGTSLPNGPVISTNGSTDDSKTNLIVNYLPQNMTQEEFKSLFGSIGEIESCKLVRDKITGQSLGYGFVNYVDPNDADKAINTLNGLKLQTKTIKVSYARPSSASIRDANLYVSGLPKTMSQKDMEQLFSQYGRIITSRILVDQVTAGISRGVGFIRFDKRNEAEEAIKGLNGQKPLGAAEPITVKFANNPSQKTGQALLTQLYQTAARRYTGPLHHQTQRFSSPPLFPRFSPITIDSMTSLAGVNLTGPTGAGWCIFVYNLSPEADESVLWQLFGPFGAVTNVKVIRDFTTNKCKGFGFVTMTNYDEAAMAIASLNGYRLGDRVLQVSFKTSKQHKA, from the exons ATGGTTACT CAGATAATCAGCACCATGGAAACTCAGGTGTCCAATGGTCCAAGCGGAACCAGTCTGCCCAACGGCCCAGTCATTAGCACAAATGGCTCCACAGATGACAGCAAAACCAACTTGAttgtcaactatctgcctcagAACATGACCCAGGAAGAATTCAAAAGTTTGTTTGGTAGCATTGGAGAGATTGAATCCTGCAAGCTAGTCAGAGACAAGATAACAG GTCAGAGTTTGGGATATGGTTTTGTAAACTATGTGGATCCAAATGACGCAGACAAGGCTATCAACACACTAAATGGTCTCAAATTGCAAACTAAAACAATCAAG GTATCATATGCCAGACCAAGCTCAGCATCCATCCGTGATGCCAACCTTTATGTGAGTGGACTCCCCAAAACCATGAGCCAGAAAGATATGGAGCAGCTTTTCTCTCAGTATGGTCGCATCATCACATCCCGCATCCTCGTGGACCAAGTTACAG CAGGCATATCACGTGGGGTGGGCTTCATCCGGTTTGACAAGCGAAATGAAGCAGAAGAGGCCATCAAAGGACTGAATGGGCAGAAGCCTTTGGGTGCCGCTGAGCCAATCACTGTCAAGTTTGCCAACAATCCCAGCCAGAAGACAGGCCAGGCCTTATTGACTCAGCTGTACCAAACTGCTGCCCGCCGCTACACAGGACCCCTGCACCATCAGACTCAGCGTTTCAG TTCTCCTCCTCTCTTTCCCAGATTCTCACCCATCACCATTGACAGCATGACCAGCCTGGCTGGGGTCAACCTAACCGGTCCCACTGGCGCCGGCTGGTGCATCTTTGTCTACAACCTGTCACCTGAAGCAGACGAGAGCGTCCTGTGGCAGCTCTTCGGACCTTTTGGCGCCGTCACCAATGTGAAAGTCATCCGTGACTTCACCACCAACAAATGCAAGGGCTTCGGTTTTGTCACAATGACCAACTACGACGAGGCCGCAATGGCTATCGCTAGTCTAAACGGCTATCGCCTGGGCGACCGCGTGCTGCAGGTTTCCTTcaaaaccagcaagcagcacaAGGCCTGA
- the LOC124864862 gene encoding ELAV-like protein 3 isoform X5, with amino-acid sequence MVTQIISTMETQVSNGPSGTSLPNGPVISTNGSTDDSKTNLIVNYLPQNMTQEEFKSLFGSIGEIESCKLVRDKITGQSLGYGFVNYVDPNDADKAINTLNGLKLQTKTIKVSYARPSSASIRDANLYVSGLPKTMSQKDMEQLFSQYGRIITSRILVDQVTAGISRGVGFIRFDKRNEAEEAIKGLNGQKPLGAAEPITVKFANNPSQKTGQALLTQLYQTAARRYTGPLHHQTQRFRLDNLLNASYGVKSSPPLFPRFSPITIDSMTSLAGVNLTGPTGAGWCIFVYNLSPEADESVLWQLFGPFGAVTNVKVIRDFTTNKCKGFGFVTMTNYDEAAMAIASLNGYRLGDRVLQVSFKTSKQHKA; translated from the exons ATGGTTACT CAGATAATCAGCACCATGGAAACTCAGGTGTCCAATGGTCCAAGCGGAACCAGTCTGCCCAACGGCCCAGTCATTAGCACAAATGGCTCCACAGATGACAGCAAAACCAACTTGAttgtcaactatctgcctcagAACATGACCCAGGAAGAATTCAAAAGTTTGTTTGGTAGCATTGGAGAGATTGAATCCTGCAAGCTAGTCAGAGACAAGATAACAG GTCAGAGTTTGGGATATGGTTTTGTAAACTATGTGGATCCAAATGACGCAGACAAGGCTATCAACACACTAAATGGTCTCAAATTGCAAACTAAAACAATCAAG GTATCATATGCCAGACCAAGCTCAGCATCCATCCGTGATGCCAACCTTTATGTGAGTGGACTCCCCAAAACCATGAGCCAGAAAGATATGGAGCAGCTTTTCTCTCAGTATGGTCGCATCATCACATCCCGCATCCTCGTGGACCAAGTTACAG CAGGCATATCACGTGGGGTGGGCTTCATCCGGTTTGACAAGCGAAATGAAGCAGAAGAGGCCATCAAAGGACTGAATGGGCAGAAGCCTTTGGGTGCCGCTGAGCCAATCACTGTCAAGTTTGCCAACAATCCCAGCCAGAAGACAGGCCAGGCCTTATTGACTCAGCTGTACCAAACTGCTGCCCGCCGCTACACAGGACCCCTGCACCATCAGACTCAGCGTTTCAG ACTCGACAATTTACTAAACGCCAGCTACGGAGTCAAGAG TTCTCCTCCTCTCTTTCCCAGATTCTCACCCATCACCATTGACAGCATGACCAGCCTGGCTGGGGTCAACCTAACCGGTCCCACTGGCGCCGGCTGGTGCATCTTTGTCTACAACCTGTCACCTGAAGCAGACGAGAGCGTCCTGTGGCAGCTCTTCGGACCTTTTGGCGCCGTCACCAATGTGAAAGTCATCCGTGACTTCACCACCAACAAATGCAAGGGCTTCGGTTTTGTCACAATGACCAACTACGACGAGGCCGCAATGGCTATCGCTAGTCTAAACGGCTATCGCCTGGGCGACCGCGTGCTGCAGGTTTCCTTcaaaaccagcaagcagcacaAGGCCTGA
- the LOC124864862 gene encoding ELAV-like protein 3 isoform X2 — translation MVTQIISTMETQVSNGPSGTSLPNGPVISTNGSTDDSKTNLIVNYLPQNMTQEEFKSLFGSIGEIESCKLVRDKITGQSLGYGFVNYVDPNDADKAINTLNGLKLQTKTIKVSYARPSSASIRDANLYVSGLPKTMSQKDMEQLFSQYGRIITSRILVDQVTGISRGVGFIRFDKRNEAEEAIKGLNGQKPLGAAEPITVKFANNPSQKTGQALLTQLYQTAARRYTGPLHHQTQRFSVIPSIGKGPDPNSSSNTILDNLLNASYGVKSSPPLFPRFSPITIDSMTSLAGVNLTGPTGAGWCIFVYNLSPEADESVLWQLFGPFGAVTNVKVIRDFTTNKCKGFGFVTMTNYDEAAMAIASLNGYRLGDRVLQVSFKTSKQHKA, via the exons ATGGTTACT CAGATAATCAGCACCATGGAAACTCAGGTGTCCAATGGTCCAAGCGGAACCAGTCTGCCCAACGGCCCAGTCATTAGCACAAATGGCTCCACAGATGACAGCAAAACCAACTTGAttgtcaactatctgcctcagAACATGACCCAGGAAGAATTCAAAAGTTTGTTTGGTAGCATTGGAGAGATTGAATCCTGCAAGCTAGTCAGAGACAAGATAACAG GTCAGAGTTTGGGATATGGTTTTGTAAACTATGTGGATCCAAATGACGCAGACAAGGCTATCAACACACTAAATGGTCTCAAATTGCAAACTAAAACAATCAAG GTATCATATGCCAGACCAAGCTCAGCATCCATCCGTGATGCCAACCTTTATGTGAGTGGACTCCCCAAAACCATGAGCCAGAAAGATATGGAGCAGCTTTTCTCTCAGTATGGTCGCATCATCACATCCCGCATCCTCGTGGACCAAGTTACAG GCATATCACGTGGGGTGGGCTTCATCCGGTTTGACAAGCGAAATGAAGCAGAAGAGGCCATCAAAGGACTGAATGGGCAGAAGCCTTTGGGTGCCGCTGAGCCAATCACTGTCAAGTTTGCCAACAATCCCAGCCAGAAGACAGGCCAGGCCTTATTGACTCAGCTGTACCAAACTGCTGCCCGCCGCTACACAGGACCCCTGCACCATCAGACTCAGCGTTTCAG TGTGATCCCTTCAATTGGAAAGGGGCCAGATCCAAATAGCAGCTCAAACACAAT ACTCGACAATTTACTAAACGCCAGCTACGGAGTCAAGAG TTCTCCTCCTCTCTTTCCCAGATTCTCACCCATCACCATTGACAGCATGACCAGCCTGGCTGGGGTCAACCTAACCGGTCCCACTGGCGCCGGCTGGTGCATCTTTGTCTACAACCTGTCACCTGAAGCAGACGAGAGCGTCCTGTGGCAGCTCTTCGGACCTTTTGGCGCCGTCACCAATGTGAAAGTCATCCGTGACTTCACCACCAACAAATGCAAGGGCTTCGGTTTTGTCACAATGACCAACTACGACGAGGCCGCAATGGCTATCGCTAGTCTAAACGGCTATCGCCTGGGCGACCGCGTGCTGCAGGTTTCCTTcaaaaccagcaagcagcacaAGGCCTGA
- the LOC124864862 gene encoding ELAV-like protein 3 isoform X7, which yields MVTQIISTMETQVSNGPSGTSLPNGPVISTNGSTDDSKTNLIVNYLPQNMTQEEFKSLFGSIGEIESCKLVRDKITGQSLGYGFVNYVDPNDADKAINTLNGLKLQTKTIKVSYARPSSASIRDANLYVSGLPKTMSQKDMEQLFSQYGRIITSRILVDQVTAGISRGVGFIRFDKRNEAEEAIKGLNGQKPLGAAEPITVKFANNPSQKTGQALLTQLYQTAARRYTGPLHHQTQRFSVIPSIGKGPDPNSSSNTIFSPITIDSMTSLAGVNLTGPTGAGWCIFVYNLSPEADESVLWQLFGPFGAVTNVKVIRDFTTNKCKGFGFVTMTNYDEAAMAIASLNGYRLGDRVLQVSFKTSKQHKA from the exons ATGGTTACT CAGATAATCAGCACCATGGAAACTCAGGTGTCCAATGGTCCAAGCGGAACCAGTCTGCCCAACGGCCCAGTCATTAGCACAAATGGCTCCACAGATGACAGCAAAACCAACTTGAttgtcaactatctgcctcagAACATGACCCAGGAAGAATTCAAAAGTTTGTTTGGTAGCATTGGAGAGATTGAATCCTGCAAGCTAGTCAGAGACAAGATAACAG GTCAGAGTTTGGGATATGGTTTTGTAAACTATGTGGATCCAAATGACGCAGACAAGGCTATCAACACACTAAATGGTCTCAAATTGCAAACTAAAACAATCAAG GTATCATATGCCAGACCAAGCTCAGCATCCATCCGTGATGCCAACCTTTATGTGAGTGGACTCCCCAAAACCATGAGCCAGAAAGATATGGAGCAGCTTTTCTCTCAGTATGGTCGCATCATCACATCCCGCATCCTCGTGGACCAAGTTACAG CAGGCATATCACGTGGGGTGGGCTTCATCCGGTTTGACAAGCGAAATGAAGCAGAAGAGGCCATCAAAGGACTGAATGGGCAGAAGCCTTTGGGTGCCGCTGAGCCAATCACTGTCAAGTTTGCCAACAATCCCAGCCAGAAGACAGGCCAGGCCTTATTGACTCAGCTGTACCAAACTGCTGCCCGCCGCTACACAGGACCCCTGCACCATCAGACTCAGCGTTTCAG TGTGATCCCTTCAATTGGAAAGGGGCCAGATCCAAATAGCAGCTCAAACACAAT ATTCTCACCCATCACCATTGACAGCATGACCAGCCTGGCTGGGGTCAACCTAACCGGTCCCACTGGCGCCGGCTGGTGCATCTTTGTCTACAACCTGTCACCTGAAGCAGACGAGAGCGTCCTGTGGCAGCTCTTCGGACCTTTTGGCGCCGTCACCAATGTGAAAGTCATCCGTGACTTCACCACCAACAAATGCAAGGGCTTCGGTTTTGTCACAATGACCAACTACGACGAGGCCGCAATGGCTATCGCTAGTCTAAACGGCTATCGCCTGGGCGACCGCGTGCTGCAGGTTTCCTTcaaaaccagcaagcagcacaAGGCCTGA
- the LOC124864862 gene encoding ELAV-like protein 3 isoform X10, whose protein sequence is MVTQIISTMETQVSNGPSGTSLPNGPVISTNGSTDDSKTNLIVNYLPQNMTQEEFKSLFGSIGEIESCKLVRDKITGQSLGYGFVNYVDPNDADKAINTLNGLKLQTKTIKVSYARPSSASIRDANLYVSGLPKTMSQKDMEQLFSQYGRIITSRILVDQVTGISRGVGFIRFDKRNEAEEAIKGLNGQKPLGAAEPITVKFANNPSQKTGQALLTQLYQTAARRYTGPLHHQTQRFRLDNLLNASYGVKRFSPITIDSMTSLAGVNLTGPTGAGWCIFVYNLSPEADESVLWQLFGPFGAVTNVKVIRDFTTNKCKGFGFVTMTNYDEAAMAIASLNGYRLGDRVLQVSFKTSKQHKA, encoded by the exons ATGGTTACT CAGATAATCAGCACCATGGAAACTCAGGTGTCCAATGGTCCAAGCGGAACCAGTCTGCCCAACGGCCCAGTCATTAGCACAAATGGCTCCACAGATGACAGCAAAACCAACTTGAttgtcaactatctgcctcagAACATGACCCAGGAAGAATTCAAAAGTTTGTTTGGTAGCATTGGAGAGATTGAATCCTGCAAGCTAGTCAGAGACAAGATAACAG GTCAGAGTTTGGGATATGGTTTTGTAAACTATGTGGATCCAAATGACGCAGACAAGGCTATCAACACACTAAATGGTCTCAAATTGCAAACTAAAACAATCAAG GTATCATATGCCAGACCAAGCTCAGCATCCATCCGTGATGCCAACCTTTATGTGAGTGGACTCCCCAAAACCATGAGCCAGAAAGATATGGAGCAGCTTTTCTCTCAGTATGGTCGCATCATCACATCCCGCATCCTCGTGGACCAAGTTACAG GCATATCACGTGGGGTGGGCTTCATCCGGTTTGACAAGCGAAATGAAGCAGAAGAGGCCATCAAAGGACTGAATGGGCAGAAGCCTTTGGGTGCCGCTGAGCCAATCACTGTCAAGTTTGCCAACAATCCCAGCCAGAAGACAGGCCAGGCCTTATTGACTCAGCTGTACCAAACTGCTGCCCGCCGCTACACAGGACCCCTGCACCATCAGACTCAGCGTTTCAG ACTCGACAATTTACTAAACGCCAGCTACGGAGTCAAGAG ATTCTCACCCATCACCATTGACAGCATGACCAGCCTGGCTGGGGTCAACCTAACCGGTCCCACTGGCGCCGGCTGGTGCATCTTTGTCTACAACCTGTCACCTGAAGCAGACGAGAGCGTCCTGTGGCAGCTCTTCGGACCTTTTGGCGCCGTCACCAATGTGAAAGTCATCCGTGACTTCACCACCAACAAATGCAAGGGCTTCGGTTTTGTCACAATGACCAACTACGACGAGGCCGCAATGGCTATCGCTAGTCTAAACGGCTATCGCCTGGGCGACCGCGTGCTGCAGGTTTCCTTcaaaaccagcaagcagcacaAGGCCTGA
- the LOC124864862 gene encoding ELAV-like protein 3 isoform X3, with amino-acid sequence MVTIISTMETQVSNGPSGTSLPNGPVISTNGSTDDSKTNLIVNYLPQNMTQEEFKSLFGSIGEIESCKLVRDKITGQSLGYGFVNYVDPNDADKAINTLNGLKLQTKTIKVSYARPSSASIRDANLYVSGLPKTMSQKDMEQLFSQYGRIITSRILVDQVTAGISRGVGFIRFDKRNEAEEAIKGLNGQKPLGAAEPITVKFANNPSQKTGQALLTQLYQTAARRYTGPLHHQTQRFSVIPSIGKGPDPNSSSNTILDNLLNASYGVKSSPPLFPRFSPITIDSMTSLAGVNLTGPTGAGWCIFVYNLSPEADESVLWQLFGPFGAVTNVKVIRDFTTNKCKGFGFVTMTNYDEAAMAIASLNGYRLGDRVLQVSFKTSKQHKA; translated from the exons ATGGTTACT ATAATCAGCACCATGGAAACTCAGGTGTCCAATGGTCCAAGCGGAACCAGTCTGCCCAACGGCCCAGTCATTAGCACAAATGGCTCCACAGATGACAGCAAAACCAACTTGAttgtcaactatctgcctcagAACATGACCCAGGAAGAATTCAAAAGTTTGTTTGGTAGCATTGGAGAGATTGAATCCTGCAAGCTAGTCAGAGACAAGATAACAG GTCAGAGTTTGGGATATGGTTTTGTAAACTATGTGGATCCAAATGACGCAGACAAGGCTATCAACACACTAAATGGTCTCAAATTGCAAACTAAAACAATCAAG GTATCATATGCCAGACCAAGCTCAGCATCCATCCGTGATGCCAACCTTTATGTGAGTGGACTCCCCAAAACCATGAGCCAGAAAGATATGGAGCAGCTTTTCTCTCAGTATGGTCGCATCATCACATCCCGCATCCTCGTGGACCAAGTTACAG CAGGCATATCACGTGGGGTGGGCTTCATCCGGTTTGACAAGCGAAATGAAGCAGAAGAGGCCATCAAAGGACTGAATGGGCAGAAGCCTTTGGGTGCCGCTGAGCCAATCACTGTCAAGTTTGCCAACAATCCCAGCCAGAAGACAGGCCAGGCCTTATTGACTCAGCTGTACCAAACTGCTGCCCGCCGCTACACAGGACCCCTGCACCATCAGACTCAGCGTTTCAG TGTGATCCCTTCAATTGGAAAGGGGCCAGATCCAAATAGCAGCTCAAACACAAT ACTCGACAATTTACTAAACGCCAGCTACGGAGTCAAGAG TTCTCCTCCTCTCTTTCCCAGATTCTCACCCATCACCATTGACAGCATGACCAGCCTGGCTGGGGTCAACCTAACCGGTCCCACTGGCGCCGGCTGGTGCATCTTTGTCTACAACCTGTCACCTGAAGCAGACGAGAGCGTCCTGTGGCAGCTCTTCGGACCTTTTGGCGCCGTCACCAATGTGAAAGTCATCCGTGACTTCACCACCAACAAATGCAAGGGCTTCGGTTTTGTCACAATGACCAACTACGACGAGGCCGCAATGGCTATCGCTAGTCTAAACGGCTATCGCCTGGGCGACCGCGTGCTGCAGGTTTCCTTcaaaaccagcaagcagcacaAGGCCTGA